In Acidobacteriota bacterium, a genomic segment contains:
- a CDS encoding adenylosuccinate synthase: MNLAIIGAQWGDEGKGKIVDLLAPHFDIVTRYQGGHNAGHTVIIRKHGVDQKFVLHLIPSGITHPGKTCVIGNGVVVDPQALLNEMDDLRAQGIATTPQNLLVSNRAHLILPYHVALDRAIEASRGSNAVGTTMRGIGPAYEDKMARRGLRAGDLTDPATLAEKLAHSVAQANRLILSLGGEAVDEQKLIEDGEHWCALLAPHICDTTYHLNQATRAGQTLLLEGAQATMLDIDHGTYPFVTSSNSSVGGAVTGTGLPPSAIGVVIGVIKAYTTRVGGGPFPTELNDAQGEAIRQRGGEYGASTGRPRRTGWFDAVVARYAVMVNGLNALALTKLDVLDEEDELKICVAYRINGRETDQIPYDANAMNGAEPVYETMPGWRARTVGITDFAKLPSRAQAYVQRLAELSGAPFAFISTGAERNETIIDRALLAQLGLQIAA, from the coding sequence ATGAATTTAGCAATCATCGGCGCACAGTGGGGCGACGAAGGCAAAGGCAAGATCGTTGACCTGCTCGCGCCGCACTTCGACATCGTGACGCGCTATCAAGGCGGCCACAACGCCGGCCACACCGTCATCATTCGCAAACATGGCGTAGACCAAAAATTTGTCCTGCACCTGATTCCTTCCGGCATCACGCACCCCGGCAAGACCTGCGTCATCGGCAATGGCGTCGTGGTTGATCCGCAGGCGCTGCTCAACGAGATGGACGACCTGCGTGCGCAGGGCATTGCCACCACGCCGCAAAACCTGCTGGTCAGCAATCGCGCGCACCTGATCCTGCCTTATCACGTGGCGCTGGATCGGGCGATTGAGGCTTCGCGCGGCAGCAACGCCGTGGGCACGACCATGCGCGGCATCGGGCCGGCTTACGAAGATAAAATGGCGCGGCGCGGCTTGCGCGCGGGCGATCTGACCGACCCGGCGACGCTGGCCGAAAAGCTGGCGCACAGCGTCGCCCAAGCCAACCGCCTGATTCTCTCGCTTGGCGGCGAAGCGGTTGACGAACAAAAGCTGATCGAAGACGGCGAGCACTGGTGCGCGTTGCTGGCCCCGCACATCTGCGACACGACCTACCATTTGAACCAAGCCACGCGCGCTGGCCAGACCTTGTTGCTGGAAGGCGCACAGGCCACGATGCTCGATATTGACCACGGCACCTATCCGTTCGTGACCTCGTCGAATTCTTCGGTCGGCGGGGCGGTGACGGGCACCGGGTTGCCCCCGTCGGCTATCGGGGTGGTGATTGGCGTGATCAAGGCTTACACGACCCGCGTGGGCGGCGGGCCATTCCCCACCGAATTGAACGACGCGCAAGGCGAGGCGATTCGCCAACGCGGCGGTGAATACGGTGCTTCGACCGGCCGCCCGCGCCGCACGGGCTGGTTTGACGCCGTGGTCGCACGCTATGCGGTGATGGTCAATGGCCTCAACGCGCTGGCGCTGACCAAACTGGATGTGCTGGATGAAGAGGACGAACTGAAAATCTGCGTGGCCTATCGCATTAATGGCCGTGAGACCGACCAGATTCCTTATGACGCCAATGCCATGAACGGGGCGGAACCGGTCTACGAAACAATGCCGGGCTGGCGCGCGCGCACCGTCGGCATTACCGATTTTGCTAAGTTGCCCAGCCGTGCCCAGGCTTATGTGCAGCGGCTCGCTGAATTGTCGGGCGCGCCGTTCGCCTTTATCTCTACGGGCGCGGAACGCAACGAGACGATCATTGACCGGGCGCTGTTAGCACAACTCGGCCTGCAAATCGCCGCGTAA